A genomic window from Streptomyces mirabilis includes:
- a CDS encoding ABC transporter permease → MSATVPATGQTGAGADTGTTTAAGRMAALARAELTLLGRSKATLAAAVFMPLLLPFSLRSTVDQMDLKGTGLSVGSVIVPSSVGFALLFAVYSPLVSVYAARREELVLKRLRTGELRDAEILAGAALPSVAIGLVQCLVLTVACAALLDVGAPRAPRLAVLGLLLGLAMWPPLAAITANFSKSVEGAQVATMPLMLVSLFGSGTFFPLQLMPDQLASACELLPLTPVITLIRGGWTGDLSAHDTLGALGTAVAWTVFAVFAVRRWFRWEPRR, encoded by the coding sequence ATGAGTGCGACAGTTCCGGCGACCGGGCAAACCGGTGCGGGTGCGGATACGGGTACGACGACGGCCGCGGGGCGGATGGCCGCCCTGGCGCGCGCCGAACTGACCCTGCTGGGCCGCTCGAAAGCGACCCTCGCCGCCGCCGTGTTCATGCCGCTGCTCTTGCCGTTCAGCCTCCGCTCGACGGTCGACCAGATGGACCTGAAGGGCACCGGGCTCTCGGTCGGCTCGGTCATCGTGCCGTCCTCCGTCGGCTTCGCACTCCTCTTCGCGGTCTACAGCCCGCTGGTGAGCGTGTACGCGGCCCGCCGCGAGGAGCTCGTCCTCAAACGGCTGCGCACCGGGGAACTGCGGGACGCGGAGATCCTCGCGGGTGCGGCCCTGCCCTCGGTCGCGATCGGCCTGGTGCAGTGCCTGGTCCTGACGGTCGCGTGCGCCGCGCTGCTGGACGTCGGCGCGCCCCGGGCACCCCGTCTCGCCGTCCTGGGGCTGCTCCTGGGCCTGGCGATGTGGCCCCCGCTCGCGGCGATCACGGCGAACTTCAGCAAGAGCGTGGAGGGCGCCCAGGTCGCCACCATGCCCTTGATGCTGGTGTCGCTGTTCGGTTCCGGCACCTTCTTCCCCCTCCAGCTCATGCCGGACCAGCTGGCCTCGGCCTGCGAACTGCTGCCCCTGACCCCGGTGATCACGCTGATACGCGGCGGCTGGACCGGCGACCTCTCCGCGCACGACACCCTGGGCGCGCTCGGGACAGCGGTGGCCTGGACCGTGTTCGCGGTGTTTGCTGTACGGCGGTGGTTCCGCTGGGAGCCGCGGCGTTGA
- a CDS encoding sensor histidine kinase — protein MGGRGGWWRGKSTPAKVETYTRWSFHTFPFIEVATFALPAFGYVPAPVNWILFLLVSAHAAVAAVTASLTLDWTRGRRPLPVRLLWALGTATVVIAVVSLVVALHGPRGADNGAAAGTVFVGVLSFGVGTLALAVRGTRRMVYGVLGAAVGAGAVAVPAGVPAPGAAVAAGAVVLAAGFFTFTSAFSVWLLNAVYELDEARETRARLAVAEERLRFGRDLHDVMGRNLAVVALKSELAVQLARRGRPEAVEQMVEVQRIARETQREVREVVRGYREADLRTELAGAQGVLTAAGIDCEVSGPVTGLPVEIQSALGWVVREATTNVLRHGDAARCSVSLRVAKDRVTLTVENDGAPGTGTAEPGRGSGLAGLRERLREVDGVLRAGPAGSDLFRLTAEVPLPPDSVPEQAPAPESGGSPRPVPHPVSEVTS, from the coding sequence ATGGGCGGGCGCGGTGGCTGGTGGCGCGGCAAGAGCACACCGGCGAAGGTCGAGACGTACACACGGTGGTCGTTCCACACCTTCCCGTTCATCGAGGTCGCCACCTTCGCGCTCCCTGCCTTCGGATACGTGCCCGCCCCGGTGAACTGGATCCTGTTCCTGCTGGTGAGCGCGCACGCCGCGGTCGCCGCGGTGACCGCCTCGCTGACCCTGGACTGGACCCGCGGCCGCCGCCCCCTGCCGGTACGGCTGCTCTGGGCGCTGGGCACCGCCACCGTGGTGATCGCCGTCGTGAGCCTGGTGGTCGCGCTGCACGGCCCGCGCGGCGCGGACAACGGGGCGGCGGCGGGCACGGTGTTCGTCGGCGTCCTGTCGTTCGGGGTCGGCACTCTGGCGCTCGCGGTGCGCGGGACACGACGCATGGTGTACGGCGTGCTCGGCGCCGCCGTGGGTGCCGGCGCCGTGGCCGTCCCGGCGGGTGTCCCGGCGCCCGGCGCCGCCGTCGCCGCCGGTGCGGTCGTCCTCGCCGCCGGTTTCTTCACGTTCACCTCCGCCTTCTCCGTCTGGCTGCTGAACGCCGTCTACGAACTCGACGAGGCCCGCGAGACCCGGGCCCGGCTCGCCGTCGCCGAGGAACGGCTGCGCTTCGGGCGCGATCTGCACGACGTGATGGGCCGCAACCTGGCGGTGGTCGCGCTGAAGAGCGAGCTCGCCGTGCAACTGGCCCGGCGCGGACGACCGGAGGCCGTGGAGCAGATGGTCGAGGTCCAGCGGATCGCACGGGAGACGCAGCGGGAGGTCCGCGAGGTCGTACGCGGCTACCGCGAGGCCGATCTCCGGACCGAACTCGCGGGAGCACAGGGCGTGTTGACGGCCGCCGGCATCGACTGCGAGGTCAGCGGCCCGGTGACCGGACTGCCCGTGGAGATCCAGTCCGCGCTCGGCTGGGTCGTACGGGAGGCGACGACGAACGTGCTGCGGCACGGGGACGCCGCAAGGTGCTCGGTGTCCCTGCGGGTGGCAAAGGACCGGGTGACCCTCACCGTCGAGAACGACGGGGCGCCCGGTACCGGTACCGCCGAACCGGGAAGGGGGTCCGGGCTCGCCGGGCTGCGGGAGCGGCTCAGGGAGGTGGACGGGGTGCTGCGGGCCGGGCCTGCCGGGAGTGACCTGTTCCGCCTGACCGCCGAGGTGCCGCTGCCCCCCGACTCGGTCCCGGAACAGGCTCCGGCCCCGGAATCGGGTGGCTCGCCCCGACCCGTCCCCCACCCTGTGAGCGAGGTCACCTCATGA
- a CDS encoding response regulator transcription factor: protein MTSTPPTSSVPPVPSAPPVRLLLADDEHLIRGALAALLGLEDDLVVVAEAATGPEALAMALAHEPDVAVLDLQMPGADGVRVATSLRAELPGCQVLIVTSHGRPGHLKRALAAGVRGFVPKTVSAQRLAEIIRTVHAGNRYVDPELAADAISAGDSPLTAREAEVLEFAADGAPVAEIAERAALSQGTVRNYLSSAVSKLGAENRHAAVRLARERGWV, encoded by the coding sequence ATGACGTCCACCCCACCCACCTCATCCGTCCCACCCGTCCCATCCGCACCGCCCGTGCGGCTGTTGCTCGCCGACGACGAGCACCTGATCAGGGGTGCGCTCGCCGCGCTGCTGGGACTGGAGGACGACCTCGTGGTGGTCGCCGAGGCCGCGACCGGGCCCGAGGCGCTGGCGATGGCGCTGGCGCACGAGCCCGATGTCGCCGTTCTGGATCTGCAGATGCCGGGGGCGGACGGTGTGAGGGTGGCCACATCGCTACGAGCCGAACTGCCCGGCTGTCAGGTGCTGATCGTGACGAGTCACGGGCGGCCGGGGCATCTGAAGCGAGCGCTTGCGGCAGGTGTGCGCGGGTTCGTCCCGAAGACGGTGAGCGCACAGCGGCTCGCGGAGATCATTCGTACCGTGCATGCGGGAAACCGTTATGTGGACCCGGAATTGGCCGCGGACGCGATCTCCGCCGGGGACTCGCCGCTGACCGCGCGCGAGGCCGAGGTGCTCGAGTTCGCCGCCGACGGGGCGCCCGTCGCGGAGATCGCGGAGCGGGCGGCACTGTCCCAGGGGACGGTACGCAACTATCTTTCGTCGGCCGTCTCGAAGCTCGGGGCGGAGAACCGGCACGCGGCGGTGCGTCTCGCACGGGAGCGAGGTTGGGTATAG
- a CDS encoding phosphoribosylaminoimidazolesuccinocarboxamide synthase, which yields MSGFVEKPEPLQVPGLVHLHTGKVRDLYQNEAGDLVMIASDRMSAYDWVLPTEIPDKGRVLTQLSLWWFDKLADLVPNHVLSTELPPGAPADWEGRTLICKSLRMTPVECVARGYLTGSGLVEYDESRTVCGLALPEGLVDGSELPAPIFTPATKAAVGEHDENVSYEEVARQVGAETAAQLRQTTLAVYGRARDIARERGIILADTKFEFGYEGETLILADEVLTPDSSRFWPADVWEPGHAQPSFDKQFVRDWLTSAESGWDRRSEQPPPPLPQHIVDATSAKYIEAYERLTGTSWS from the coding sequence GTGTCCGGATTCGTCGAAAAGCCCGAGCCCCTCCAGGTCCCGGGTCTGGTGCATCTGCACACCGGCAAGGTGCGCGACCTGTACCAGAACGAGGCGGGCGACCTCGTGATGATCGCCAGTGACCGCATGTCCGCCTACGACTGGGTGCTGCCCACCGAGATCCCCGACAAGGGCCGGGTCCTCACCCAGCTCTCGCTGTGGTGGTTCGACAAGCTCGCCGACCTGGTCCCCAACCACGTGCTGAGCACCGAGCTCCCGCCGGGCGCCCCCGCCGACTGGGAGGGCCGCACCCTCATTTGCAAGTCCCTGCGGATGACGCCGGTCGAGTGCGTCGCGCGCGGCTATCTCACCGGCTCGGGCCTCGTCGAGTACGACGAGTCCCGCACGGTCTGCGGCCTCGCCCTCCCCGAGGGCCTCGTCGACGGCTCGGAACTCCCCGCGCCGATCTTCACCCCCGCCACCAAGGCCGCGGTCGGTGAGCACGACGAGAACGTGTCGTACGAGGAGGTCGCCCGCCAGGTCGGCGCCGAGACGGCGGCCCAGCTGCGCCAGACGACCCTCGCCGTCTACGGCCGCGCCCGTGACATCGCGCGCGAGCGCGGCATCATCCTCGCGGACACCAAGTTCGAGTTCGGCTACGAGGGCGAGACGCTCATCCTCGCCGACGAGGTGCTGACCCCGGACTCCTCCCGCTTCTGGCCCGCCGACGTGTGGGAGCCGGGCCACGCCCAGCCGTCCTTCGACAAGCAGTTCGTCCGCGACTGGCTGACGTCTGCCGAGTCGGGCTGGGACCGCAGGAGCGAGCAGCCCCCGCCGCCGCTGCCCCAGCACATCGTGGACGCGACCAGCGCCAAGTACATCGAGGCGTACGAGCGCCTGACCGGCACCAGCTGGAGCTGA
- a CDS encoding N,N-dimethylformamidase beta subunit family domain-containing protein — MGSEQIRRWESGALAHAVTDPFGQGPVPWLRGDEQYFDDTGHVVPWYIDHIDHVDQAGRAGQPGQAGGPGGSATLQGSRRPPIPHPRVGGPRSADDVHRQIKGFASNGAAAPGEAIDFHVTVDPPQEFSVDIYRIGHYGGVGASKITTSPRLSGIVQPPPLTADRTVSCHHWWLSWRLQIPSYWNIGAYVAVLTTADGYRSHVPFTVRDNHPADLLLLLPDVTWQAYNLYPEDGHTGASLYHAWDENGRLLGESEAATTVSFDRPYAGAGLPLHVGHAYDFIRWAERYGYDIAYADARDLHAGRVDPTRYRGLVFPGHDEYWSLAMRRTVELARESGTSLVFLSANTMYWQVELAPSPSGVADRLLTCRKRRGPGRPALWREIDRPEQQLIGIQYAGRVPEPHPLVVRNADHWLWEATGAHEGDELAGMVAGEADRYFPRTPLPEHQGRILLAHSPYQDSEGATRHQETSLYRAPSGALVFAAGTFAWSPALDRPGHVDARVQRATANLLDRICKRD; from the coding sequence ATGGGGTCGGAGCAGATCCGCCGCTGGGAGTCGGGCGCACTCGCGCACGCCGTGACGGACCCCTTCGGTCAGGGCCCCGTTCCCTGGCTCAGGGGCGACGAGCAGTACTTCGACGACACGGGCCATGTCGTCCCGTGGTACATCGATCACATTGATCACGTCGATCAGGCGGGTCGGGCCGGTCAGCCCGGTCAGGCCGGGGGACCCGGTGGCTCCGCCACCCTCCAGGGCTCCCGCAGGCCCCCCATCCCCCACCCCCGCGTCGGCGGCCCCCGCTCGGCCGACGACGTGCACCGCCAGATCAAGGGCTTCGCCTCCAACGGCGCGGCCGCGCCGGGCGAGGCCATCGACTTCCACGTCACCGTCGACCCGCCCCAGGAATTCAGCGTCGACATCTACCGCATCGGGCACTACGGAGGCGTCGGGGCCAGCAAGATCACCACCAGCCCCCGCCTGTCGGGCATCGTCCAGCCGCCGCCCCTCACCGCCGACAGAACCGTTTCCTGTCATCACTGGTGGCTCTCCTGGCGCCTGCAGATCCCGAGCTACTGGAACATCGGCGCGTACGTGGCCGTACTCACCACCGCCGACGGCTACCGCTCCCACGTCCCCTTCACCGTCCGCGACAACCACCCCGCGGACCTCCTCCTCCTGCTCCCGGACGTCACCTGGCAGGCGTACAACCTCTACCCGGAGGACGGGCACACCGGCGCGAGCCTCTATCACGCCTGGGACGAGAACGGCCGTCTGCTCGGCGAGTCCGAGGCCGCGACGACGGTCTCCTTCGACCGCCCGTACGCCGGCGCGGGCCTTCCCCTCCACGTCGGCCACGCCTACGACTTCATCCGCTGGGCCGAGCGCTACGGCTACGACATCGCCTACGCCGACGCCCGCGACCTGCACGCCGGCCGCGTCGACCCCACCCGCTACCGCGGCCTGGTCTTCCCGGGGCACGACGAGTACTGGTCGTTGGCCATGCGGCGCACCGTGGAACTCGCCCGCGAAAGCGGCACCTCCCTGGTCTTCCTCTCCGCCAACACCATGTACTGGCAGGTGGAGTTGGCCCCGTCCCCGTCCGGCGTCGCCGACCGCCTGCTGACCTGCCGCAAACGCAGAGGCCCGGGAAGGCCGGCGCTGTGGCGCGAAATCGACCGTCCTGAGCAGCAGCTCATCGGTATCCAGTACGCGGGCAGGGTCCCGGAACCCCACCCCCTGGTCGTGCGCAACGCCGACCACTGGCTGTGGGAGGCGACCGGGGCACACGAGGGCGACGAACTCGCGGGCATGGTCGCGGGCGAGGCCGACCGCTACTTCCCGCGCACCCCGCTGCCCGAGCACCAGGGCCGCATCCTGCTCGCCCACTCCCCCTACCAGGACAGCGAGGGCGCCACCCGCCACCAGGAGACCTCCCTCTACCGGGCACCCTCCGGAGCTCTGGTCTTCGCGGCCGGGACGTTCGCGTGGTCCCCGGCCCTGGACCGTCCCGGCCACGTCGACGCCCGTGTCCAGCGAGCCACCGCGAACCTCCTCGACCGCATCTGCAAACGCGACTGA